Proteins from a genomic interval of Helicoverpa zea isolate HzStark_Cry1AcR chromosome 31, ilHelZeax1.1, whole genome shotgun sequence:
- the LOC124645128 gene encoding LITAF domain-containing protein — MEKGWNPPPYGWGNAHTTQPPPAAPPSYSQAVGGVGPSSPYTPQYPPSSGPSIVTTVVPVGPHPTHMICPSCHAEIDTATQTKPGLIAYISGAIIFLLGCFLGCCLIPCCIDSCMDVHHKCPNCAAYLGRYRR; from the exons ATGGAGAAAGGTTGGAATCCGCCTCCATATGGGTGGGGTAACGCGCACACGACTCAGCCACCACCGGCCGCGCCTCCCAGCTACTCTCAAGCGGTTGGGGGTGTTGGACCTTCCAGCCCTTACACACCACAGTACCCACCAT CTTCTGGACCTTCCATAGTGACGACAGTGGTGCCAGTGGGTCCCCACCCGACTCATATGATCTGCCCCAGCTGCCATGCTGAAATTGACACGGCTACTCAAACGAAACCTGGACTGATTGCTTACATTTCTGGAGCCATCATATTCCTTTTAGG ATGTTTTCTGGGATGTTGCCTCATCCCCTGCTGCATCGACAGTTGCATGGATGTGCATCACAAATGCCCTAACTGCGCAGCCTATCTAGGCCGGTACAGACGATAA